The following coding sequences lie in one Mesorhizobium sp. DCY119 genomic window:
- a CDS encoding FAD-dependent oxidoreductase, with translation MTLPSHAQIVVIGGGIIGCSTAYHLARDHKADVVLLEQGRLTSGSTWHAAGLVGQLRSSASITRVLKYSVDLYKRLDEETGLATGWKMTGCLRLATNQDRWTEFKRLATTAKSFGMEMHLVSPEEVKRMWPLMETSDLVGASWLPTDGQASPSDITQSLAKGARMHGAKLFEEVRVTGFGMKDGRITAVKTNKGDIACEKVVNCAGQWARQVGAMAGINVPLQPVKHQYIITEKIDGLSTDAPTIRDPDRLTYFKEEVGGLVMGGYEPNPQGWTTGDVPNDWEFRLFDDDFDHFEQHMTQAIARVPALEKVGVKQMINGPESFTPDGNFILGVAPECSNMFVGAGFNAFGIASGGGAGWVLAQWAVDGEAPLDLWTVDIRRFSGLHRDRQWVSDRTLEAYGKHYTIGFPHEEYQSGRPRIVSPLYERLKKHRAVFGSKLGWERPNWFAPAGIEPEDIYSMGRQNWFEPVGYEHRHVREAVGIFDQSSFAKYEMSGPDALKALDWICANDVNKPVGRMTYTQLLNTRGGIEADIVVARLADEKFYIVTGTGFRTHDLSWISDHIPAGLDVTLTDVTEEFGTLSLMGPRARDVLEAITEADVSNAEFPFGHVREIVIAGHTVRALRVTYVGELGWELHVPIGAAGEIFDALMAAGKPHGIRPVGYRALESLRLEKGYRAWGADITPNDTPQEAGLGWAVKLKKNTDFLGRRALEGLSGEPLKKRFAGFIVDDPDVVLLGRETILRNGEPVGYLSSGGFGYTLGKPVGYGYVRNVDGVSDEFLTSGDYELVVAMERTKARIHLKPFYDPAMAKVKA, from the coding sequence ATGACCTTGCCATCCCATGCCCAGATCGTCGTCATCGGCGGTGGCATCATCGGCTGCTCGACAGCCTACCATCTGGCGCGCGACCACAAGGCCGATGTCGTGCTGCTGGAACAAGGCCGGCTCACTTCGGGTTCTACATGGCATGCAGCGGGTCTGGTCGGGCAATTGCGCTCGTCGGCCTCGATCACGCGCGTGCTGAAATATTCGGTCGATCTCTACAAGCGGCTGGATGAGGAAACCGGGCTGGCCACCGGCTGGAAGATGACCGGCTGCCTGCGGCTTGCCACCAACCAGGACCGCTGGACCGAGTTCAAGCGGCTGGCAACCACGGCCAAAAGCTTCGGCATGGAGATGCATCTGGTCTCGCCCGAGGAGGTCAAGCGCATGTGGCCGCTGATGGAGACCTCCGATCTCGTCGGCGCGAGCTGGCTGCCAACCGACGGCCAGGCGAGCCCTTCGGACATCACGCAGTCGCTGGCTAAGGGCGCGCGCATGCATGGCGCCAAGCTTTTCGAGGAGGTGCGCGTCACCGGCTTCGGAATGAAGGACGGCCGCATCACTGCGGTGAAGACGAACAAGGGCGACATCGCCTGCGAAAAGGTGGTGAACTGCGCCGGCCAGTGGGCGCGGCAGGTGGGCGCTATGGCCGGCATAAACGTGCCGCTGCAGCCGGTAAAGCACCAGTACATCATCACGGAGAAGATCGACGGGCTTTCCACCGACGCACCGACGATCCGCGATCCCGACCGGCTGACCTATTTCAAGGAAGAGGTCGGCGGCCTCGTGATGGGCGGCTACGAGCCGAACCCGCAGGGCTGGACGACGGGAGACGTGCCGAACGACTGGGAATTCCGCCTGTTCGATGACGATTTCGACCATTTCGAGCAGCATATGACGCAGGCCATCGCCCGCGTGCCGGCGCTCGAAAAAGTGGGCGTCAAGCAGATGATCAATGGGCCGGAAAGCTTTACGCCGGACGGCAATTTCATCCTCGGCGTCGCGCCGGAATGCTCGAACATGTTCGTCGGCGCCGGATTCAACGCCTTCGGCATCGCCTCGGGCGGCGGCGCGGGCTGGGTGCTGGCGCAGTGGGCGGTCGACGGCGAGGCGCCGCTCGATCTGTGGACCGTCGACATCCGCCGCTTCTCCGGCCTGCACCGCGACCGGCAATGGGTGTCGGATCGCACGTTGGAAGCCTATGGCAAGCACTACACGATCGGCTTTCCGCATGAGGAATATCAGTCCGGCCGGCCGCGCATCGTCTCGCCGCTCTATGAGCGGCTGAAGAAGCATCGCGCCGTGTTCGGCTCGAAACTCGGCTGGGAGCGGCCGAACTGGTTCGCGCCCGCAGGCATCGAGCCCGAGGATATCTATTCCATGGGCCGGCAAAACTGGTTCGAGCCGGTGGGCTACGAGCACCGCCATGTGCGCGAGGCGGTCGGTATCTTCGACCAGTCGTCATTCGCCAAATACGAGATGAGCGGCCCCGACGCGCTGAAGGCGCTGGACTGGATCTGCGCCAACGATGTCAACAAGCCGGTCGGGCGGATGACCTACACCCAGCTTCTCAACACGCGCGGCGGCATCGAGGCCGATATCGTCGTGGCGCGGCTTGCCGATGAGAAGTTCTACATCGTCACCGGCACCGGCTTCCGCACGCATGACCTGTCGTGGATCAGCGACCACATTCCCGCCGGCCTCGACGTGACACTGACCGACGTAACCGAGGAATTCGGAACGCTGTCGCTGATGGGGCCGCGGGCGCGGGACGTTCTGGAGGCTATAACCGAGGCCGACGTGTCCAATGCGGAATTCCCTTTCGGCCATGTCCGGGAGATCGTTATTGCCGGCCACACGGTTCGCGCCTTGCGCGTCACCTATGTCGGGGAACTAGGCTGGGAACTGCATGTGCCGATAGGGGCTGCCGGTGAAATCTTCGACGCGCTGATGGCGGCGGGTAAGCCCCACGGCATCCGCCCGGTCGGCTACCGCGCGCTGGAATCGCTGCGGCTGGAAAAAGGCTACCGCGCCTGGGGCGCCGACATCACGCCCAACGACACGCCACAGGAGGCCGGACTGGGCTGGGCGGTGAAGCTGAAGAAGAACACTGATTTCCTCGGCCGACGCGCCCTGGAAGGGCTGAGTGGCGAGCCGCTGAAGAAGCGCTTCGCCGGCTTCATCGTTGACGACCCGGACGTGGTGCTGCTCGGCCGCGAAACCATCCTGCGCAATGGCGAGCCGGTCGGCTACCTCTCCAGCGGCGGCTTCGGCTACACGCTCGGCAAACCGGTCGGTTATGGTTATGTCCGCAATGTTGACGGCGTCAGCGACGAATTTTTGACCAGCGGCGATTATGAACTGGTGGTGGCCATGGAGCGGACCAAGGCACGCATCCATCTCAAGCCGTTTTATGACCCGGCAATGGCGAAGGTGAAGGCTTAA
- a CDS encoding lipo-like protein: protein MTAPRDTLLDRIGHWLAGRLQQESSGYQPYTPSDPETLRRVLEPGDILLIEGNQRISAVIKYLTQSTWSHSAFYVGDALPEPEDGSERPRLIEVNLGEGCVAVPLSKYRTYNTRICRARGLTPDDRNKVVSFMISRLGLKYDLKNITDMLRYFMPTPPIPVRWRRRLIAFGSGDPTRAICSSMIAEAYGQIRYPILPEITRAPGRASAQSTYMRQEILHIRHHSLYTPRDFDLSPYFQIVKPTLEYGFDYKTVTWGG, encoded by the coding sequence ATGACGGCCCCGAGGGACACGCTGCTTGACCGCATCGGCCATTGGCTGGCCGGCCGGCTGCAGCAGGAATCGTCTGGCTACCAGCCTTACACGCCGTCCGATCCCGAAACCCTGCGCCGCGTGCTGGAGCCCGGCGATATCCTTCTCATCGAGGGCAACCAGCGCATTTCGGCCGTCATCAAATACCTCACCCAGTCGACCTGGTCGCACTCGGCCTTCTATGTGGGCGACGCGCTGCCCGAGCCGGAGGATGGCTCGGAGCGGCCGCGGCTGATCGAGGTCAATCTTGGCGAGGGCTGCGTGGCGGTACCGCTGTCGAAATACCGCACCTACAACACCCGCATCTGCCGTGCCCGCGGCCTGACACCGGATGACCGCAACAAGGTCGTGTCCTTCATGATCTCGCGGCTCGGCCTAAAATACGACCTGAAGAACATCACCGACATGCTGCGCTATTTCATGCCGACGCCGCCGATACCGGTGCGCTGGCGCCGACGCCTGATCGCCTTCGGTTCGGGCGACCCGACCCGCGCCATCTGTTCGTCGATGATCGCCGAAGCCTATGGCCAGATCCGCTATCCGATCCTGCCCGAAATCACCCGCGCGCCCGGCCGCGCCTCGGCGCAATCGACCTATATGCGCCAGGAAATCCTGCACATCCGCCACCACTCGCTCTACACCCCGCGCGACTTCGACCTGTCGCCCTATTTCCAGATCGTCAAGCCGACGCTGGAATATGGTTTCGACTACAAGACGGTGACCTGGGGGGGATGA
- a CDS encoding CHAD domain-containing protein, translating into MNFRIDPRLPLTAEIRRIATEEIGTAMEDLAAARTEPEVKLHQSRRRFKRLRALFRLVRDADEDFCRSENARYRDLGRSLAGAREATALIETIDRLVRAFPQDTAYNALAGPRGVLVARRAAISTNGAGLEADIDEALADCERGRMALGTFVLPYEPEAAADLLADGARKAMRQASRALEKAQKHGAPEDFHELRKCVKTHWMHLQLLHAFWPRPLKPRRKAVDELGERLGELNDLFVLRRLIEEEGKALGNGRELALLRRLIKRSEKALKKEALREAERLFDDAPNKTARRIVKNYQAGADEERPATDQ; encoded by the coding sequence ATGAACTTTCGCATCGATCCGCGCCTGCCGCTCACCGCCGAGATACGGCGCATCGCCACCGAGGAAATCGGCACGGCGATGGAGGACCTTGCGGCGGCACGCACTGAACCGGAGGTCAAGCTTCACCAGTCGCGCCGCCGCTTCAAGCGCTTGCGCGCGCTGTTCCGGCTGGTGCGGGATGCGGACGAGGATTTCTGCCGCAGCGAAAATGCCCGCTATCGCGATCTTGGCCGCAGCCTGGCCGGCGCGCGCGAGGCAACGGCCCTGATCGAAACGATCGACCGGCTGGTCAGGGCGTTTCCACAGGACACCGCCTATAACGCCCTTGCCGGCCCGCGCGGTGTTCTCGTTGCGCGCCGCGCCGCGATCTCGACCAATGGCGCCGGGCTGGAGGCCGATATCGACGAGGCGCTCGCCGACTGCGAACGCGGGCGCATGGCCCTTGGCACCTTCGTGCTGCCATACGAACCGGAGGCTGCCGCCGATCTGCTTGCCGACGGCGCCCGAAAGGCTATGCGGCAGGCGTCGCGTGCGCTCGAGAAGGCACAAAAGCACGGCGCGCCTGAAGACTTTCATGAACTGCGCAAATGCGTGAAGACGCATTGGATGCATCTTCAGCTGCTGCATGCCTTCTGGCCGCGCCCGCTGAAACCACGCCGCAAGGCGGTGGACGAATTGGGCGAGCGGCTTGGCGAACTGAACGACCTTTTCGTGCTGCGCCGGCTTATCGAGGAAGAGGGCAAGGCGCTGGGCAATGGGCGGGAACTGGCGCTGCTGCGCCGGCTGATCAAGCGCTCCGAAAAGGCGCTGAAGAAGGAGGCCCTGCGCGAGGCCGAGCGGCTTTTCGACGATGCGCCGAACAAGACTGCCCGCCGGATCGTCAAGAACTACCAGGCCGGGGCCGATGAAGAGCGCCCCGCGACCGACCAATGA
- a CDS encoding CYTH domain-containing protein codes for MAKEIERKFLVTGEGWRALAEAAVSMRQFYLDAEPDRSVRVRIREGAALLTLKFGVHARVRDEFEYAIPLADAEEMLDFAVGCVVEKTRYNVRHGGHLYEVDVFGGDLTGLVMAELETPEDVPNSALPAWLGREVTGQTEFYNASLALHGRPGEVA; via the coding sequence ATGGCCAAGGAAATAGAACGCAAATTCCTGGTGACTGGCGAAGGCTGGCGTGCCTTGGCCGAGGCTGCCGTTTCGATGCGCCAGTTCTATCTCGATGCCGAGCCGGATCGCTCCGTGCGCGTGCGCATCCGCGAGGGTGCGGCGCTGCTCACGCTCAAATTCGGTGTCCATGCGCGCGTCCGCGACGAGTTCGAATATGCGATCCCGCTGGCGGATGCGGAGGAAATGCTGGACTTTGCCGTCGGATGCGTCGTGGAAAAAACGCGCTACAATGTCCGCCATGGCGGGCATCTTTACGAAGTCGATGTCTTTGGCGGCGATCTGACCGGGCTGGTCATGGCGGAGCTCGAAACGCCGGAGGATGTCCCGAATAGTGCGCTGCCCGCCTGGCTTGGCCGCGAAGTGACCGGGCAAACGGAATTCTACAACGCTTCGCTGGCGCTGCACGGCCGGCCGGGAGAGGTTGCATGA
- a CDS encoding CerR family C-terminal domain-containing protein, translating to MIRKPSSANTQAASSPSAEQTRTALIRAALTLFGAKGFEGTSTREIAAQANANIGSIAYHFGGKEGLRTAAADYIVATIQGIAGQALGNFELAGGAKITPEGAHAQLRAALERMVAFVVVQPEAGEIVQFLLRELAHPTAALDRIYSGVFEPTHKRLCAMWEAATGEAAESEETKLVVFTLIGQVIYFRIGREAVKRRMGWNEIGQADAAKIAVVAGQNLDAILNSRKGRKP from the coding sequence ATGATCAGGAAACCGAGCTCAGCAAACACGCAGGCAGCCTCGTCTCCCTCCGCCGAGCAGACGCGGACTGCGCTCATTCGCGCCGCGCTGACGCTTTTCGGTGCCAAGGGCTTCGAGGGCACGTCGACGCGTGAAATCGCCGCCCAGGCCAATGCCAATATCGGCTCCATCGCCTATCACTTCGGCGGCAAGGAGGGGCTAAGGACGGCAGCGGCGGACTATATCGTCGCGACCATCCAGGGCATTGCCGGCCAGGCGCTGGGCAATTTCGAGCTTGCTGGCGGGGCGAAGATCACGCCGGAAGGCGCACATGCGCAGCTTCGGGCAGCCCTTGAGCGCATGGTCGCCTTCGTCGTCGTGCAGCCCGAGGCTGGCGAGATCGTGCAGTTCCTGCTGCGCGAGCTTGCCCATCCGACGGCAGCGCTCGACCGCATCTATAGCGGCGTGTTCGAACCGACCCACAAGCGGCTCTGCGCGATGTGGGAGGCTGCCACAGGCGAAGCCGCCGAGAGTGAGGAAACCAAGCTCGTCGTCTTCACGCTTATCGGACAGGTCATCTATTTCCGCATCGGCCGCGAGGCCGTGAAGCGGCGCATGGGCTGGAATGAAATCGGCCAGGCGGACGCGGCCAAGATCGCGGTGGTCGCCGGGCAAAATCTCGATGCAATCCTGAACTCCCGGAAAGGCAGGAAGCCATGA
- a CDS encoding HlyD family efflux transporter periplasmic adaptor subunit, with amino-acid sequence MSFLCAIPLAASLFSSCAGEAPLAVGYVEGDYVLLAPIEVAQVRSIAVKRGDRAEPGKPIALMEDADAKIAVAQAEAALAQAQAELADLQIGKRPEEIAVLEASVQSAKAQADDAQRTLSRTQDLTKRGVATQAQLDDATTKMEVAAAAIGQSTANLAVGRLPARPETIKAAENAVKVAQAKLEQARWQLSKRTIEAPAPGRVSDVIRNPGDVAGPSAPVISMLPDGAVKLKVYVPEAQFSSVKIGTELSVRCDGCRPDLKAKVSYVSPDPEFTPPVIYSLETRQKLVYLVEARPEGDATPLQPGQIVDVSLGE; translated from the coding sequence ATGAGCTTTCTTTGCGCCATCCCTCTCGCCGCCTCGCTGTTTTCGTCCTGTGCGGGCGAAGCGCCGCTGGCCGTCGGCTATGTCGAGGGCGACTATGTTCTGCTGGCGCCGATCGAGGTGGCGCAGGTGCGTTCTATCGCGGTGAAGCGCGGCGACCGCGCCGAGCCCGGCAAGCCGATCGCGCTTATGGAAGACGCCGATGCGAAGATCGCCGTCGCGCAGGCAGAAGCCGCCCTTGCCCAGGCACAGGCCGAGCTTGCCGACCTTCAGATCGGCAAGCGGCCCGAGGAAATCGCCGTGCTGGAAGCTTCAGTGCAATCGGCCAAGGCGCAGGCCGACGACGCCCAGCGCACATTGAGCCGCACGCAAGACCTGACAAAGCGGGGCGTCGCCACGCAGGCGCAGCTGGACGATGCGACTACGAAAATGGAGGTCGCGGCAGCCGCAATCGGACAGAGCACGGCCAATCTTGCAGTCGGGCGCCTGCCGGCACGGCCCGAGACGATCAAGGCCGCGGAGAACGCGGTGAAGGTCGCGCAAGCCAAGCTCGAGCAGGCGCGCTGGCAGCTTTCCAAGCGGACCATCGAAGCGCCCGCACCCGGCCGCGTCAGCGACGTCATCCGCAATCCAGGCGACGTCGCCGGACCGTCCGCGCCAGTGATTTCCATGCTGCCGGACGGAGCGGTGAAGCTGAAGGTCTATGTGCCGGAAGCGCAGTTCTCGTCGGTCAAGATCGGCACCGAATTGTCGGTGCGCTGCGACGGGTGCCGCCCGGATTTGAAGGCGAAGGTGAGCTATGTCTCGCCCGACCCTGAGTTCACGCCGCCGGTCATCTACTCGCTGGAGACCCGCCAGAAGCTGGTCTACCTCGTCGAAGCGCGGCCGGAAGGCGATGCGACGCCGTTGCAGCCGGGGCAGATCGTGGATGTGAGTTTAGGGGAGTAG
- a CDS encoding ABC transporter ATP-binding protein: MNAIEVHNLVKRFGTKTVVDHVTMSVAEGEIVGFLGPNGSGKTTTIRIMCGLLTPDEGDGQVLGYDLLTDSLKIKREVGYMTQKFSFYEDLTIGENLEFVARLYQLRPVEEHVGRTLEELGLTSRRDQLAGTLSGGWKQRLALAACIMHKPKLLLLDEPTAGVDPKARREFWDEIHRLARDGLTVLVSTHYMDEAERCHRISYISYGKLLATGTVDEVIANAGLSTFVVSGPRLNEVAAALEGKPGVEQVAPFGTTLHVVGSDRKLLEAALKEIKARKDTKVEPGETSLEDVFIQFMAGSKDNMA, encoded by the coding sequence ATGAACGCCATCGAAGTCCACAACCTGGTCAAGCGCTTCGGCACGAAAACCGTCGTCGATCATGTGACGATGAGCGTGGCCGAGGGCGAGATCGTCGGCTTTCTCGGGCCGAACGGCTCGGGCAAGACGACGACGATCCGCATCATGTGCGGGCTGCTGACGCCCGACGAAGGCGACGGCCAGGTGCTCGGCTACGATCTTCTGACCGACAGCCTGAAGATCAAGCGCGAGGTCGGCTACATGACCCAGAAATTCTCGTTCTATGAAGACCTGACCATCGGCGAAAACCTCGAATTCGTCGCAAGGCTCTACCAGCTGCGGCCGGTGGAGGAGCATGTCGGCCGAACGCTGGAAGAGCTGGGACTGACCTCACGGCGCGACCAGCTGGCCGGCACGCTCTCTGGCGGCTGGAAGCAGCGGCTGGCGCTCGCCGCCTGCATCATGCACAAGCCGAAGCTGCTGCTGCTCGACGAGCCGACCGCCGGCGTCGACCCCAAGGCGCGGCGCGAATTCTGGGACGAGATCCACCGGCTGGCGCGAGACGGGCTGACCGTTCTGGTCTCGACCCACTACATGGACGAGGCCGAGCGCTGCCATCGCATCAGCTACATTTCCTACGGCAAGCTGCTCGCCACCGGCACGGTCGACGAGGTGATCGCTAATGCCGGGCTGAGCACCTTCGTGGTCAGCGGGCCGAGACTGAACGAGGTCGCGGCAGCACTCGAAGGCAAGCCCGGCGTCGAGCAGGTCGCGCCCTTCGGCACGACGCTGCATGTCGTCGGCTCCGACCGCAAGCTGCTCGAAGCGGCACTGAAGGAGATCAAGGCGCGCAAGGACACGAAGGTTGAGCCGGGCGAAACCAGCCTGGAGGACGTGTTCATCCAATTCATGGCTGGGTCGAAGGACAACATGGCATGA
- a CDS encoding ABC transporter permease, which yields MNAMFSFARLGALLMKEFIQMRRDRITFAMMLGVPLMQLVLFGFAINSDPKSLPAALVATSNDQYTRAMVSALQMTDYYRFDYVAQSAAEAEELMAKGAVSFVVTIPSDFARRVERRDSPQILIEADATDPSAASGAVSTLSTVASQALLREQGMQAEAAETAKTQLQVVVHKRYNPEGISQYNIVPGLLGVILQMTMVMMTSMALTRETERGTMENLLAMPASPAEIMLGKVLPFLVVGAVQVAVVLVAAKLLFAIPFVGSLSLLLSAVLVFVLSLVLLGYTISTMARTQMQAMQLTFFFFLPSLLLSGFMFPYRGMPDWAQVLGEIFPLTHFLRIVRAVMLKGADFQAIAGEVSALVLFVFLFAGLALFRFRRTLD from the coding sequence ATGAACGCTATGTTTTCCTTCGCCCGCCTCGGCGCGCTTTTGATGAAGGAATTCATCCAGATGCGCCGCGACCGCATCACCTTCGCCATGATGCTGGGCGTGCCGCTGATGCAACTGGTACTGTTCGGTTTCGCCATCAACAGCGATCCGAAAAGCCTGCCGGCGGCCCTCGTCGCCACCAGCAACGACCAATACACCCGCGCCATGGTGTCGGCGCTGCAGATGACCGACTACTACCGTTTCGACTATGTGGCGCAGAGTGCGGCGGAGGCCGAAGAACTGATGGCCAAGGGCGCCGTTTCCTTCGTCGTCACCATTCCCTCGGATTTTGCACGGCGCGTCGAGCGGCGCGACAGCCCGCAGATCCTGATCGAGGCTGATGCGACAGATCCTTCGGCGGCGAGCGGCGCGGTCTCGACGCTGAGCACTGTGGCAAGCCAGGCGCTGCTGCGCGAACAGGGCATGCAGGCCGAAGCCGCCGAGACCGCCAAGACCCAGCTTCAGGTGGTCGTGCACAAACGCTACAACCCCGAAGGCATCTCGCAATACAACATCGTGCCCGGCCTGCTCGGTGTCATCCTGCAGATGACCATGGTGATGATGACCTCCATGGCGCTGACGCGCGAGACCGAGCGCGGCACGATGGAAAACCTGCTGGCCATGCCAGCGAGCCCGGCCGAGATCATGCTGGGCAAGGTGCTGCCCTTCCTCGTGGTCGGCGCGGTGCAGGTGGCGGTGGTGCTGGTGGCAGCCAAGCTGCTGTTTGCTATCCCCTTCGTCGGCTCACTTTCGCTGCTCTTGTCGGCCGTGCTGGTGTTCGTGCTGTCGCTGGTGCTGCTCGGCTACACCATCTCGACCATGGCGCGCACGCAGATGCAGGCGATGCAGCTCACCTTCTTTTTCTTCCTGCCGTCGCTGCTGCTGTCGGGCTTCATGTTTCCCTATCGCGGCATGCCGGACTGGGCGCAGGTTCTGGGTGAGATTTTTCCGCTGACGCATTTCCTGCGCATCGTGCGGGCGGTGATGCTGAAGGGTGCCGACTTCCAGGCGATTGCGGGAGAGGTCAGCGCACTGGTGCTGTTCGTGTTCCTGTTTGCAGGGCTGGCGCTGTTCCGCTTCCGGCGGACGCTGGATTGA
- the mbfA gene encoding iron exporter MbfA encodes MLSRVFGFGRRPFESLSEQEILALAISSEEDDARIYRAYADGLSEQYPDSSKVFEEMAEEEDGHRAVLIELHRKRFGERIPLIRREHVRGWYERRPDWLVRPLGLDKVRAMAEQMEDQAYRFYIEAIKRTSDASTRKLLGDLAAAEKVHESLAVRLGQKHLTDDVKSQEAATERRQFILTMVQPGLAGLMDGSVSTLAPIFAAAFATGDTWQTFLVGLSASVGAGISMGFTEAAHDDGKISGRGSPIIRGLASGIMTAIGGLGHALPYLIADFWTATTIAAIVVFIELWAIVFIQNRFMETPWLRATLQVVLGGALVLAAGVLIGNA; translated from the coding sequence ATGCTTTCCCGCGTTTTCGGCTTTGGCCGCCGTCCCTTCGAATCCCTGTCGGAACAGGAAATCCTGGCGCTTGCAATCTCGTCGGAAGAAGACGATGCGCGCATCTACCGCGCCTATGCCGACGGCCTCTCGGAGCAATATCCAGACTCGTCCAAGGTGTTCGAGGAAATGGCGGAGGAAGAAGACGGCCATCGCGCCGTGCTGATCGAACTCCACCGCAAGCGCTTCGGCGAGCGCATTCCGCTGATCCGGCGCGAGCATGTGCGCGGCTGGTATGAACGCAGGCCCGACTGGCTGGTGCGGCCGCTCGGCCTCGACAAGGTGCGGGCCATGGCCGAGCAGATGGAGGACCAGGCCTACCGCTTCTATATCGAGGCGATAAAGCGGACCTCCGATGCTTCGACGCGCAAGCTGCTCGGCGATCTGGCGGCTGCCGAAAAAGTGCACGAGTCGCTGGCCGTTCGGCTTGGCCAGAAGCACCTGACCGACGACGTGAAGTCGCAGGAAGCTGCGACCGAGCGGCGGCAATTCATCCTGACCATGGTGCAGCCGGGACTGGCGGGCCTGATGGACGGTTCGGTGTCGACGCTGGCGCCGATCTTTGCCGCAGCCTTTGCCACGGGCGACACATGGCAGACATTTCTGGTCGGCCTGTCGGCCTCGGTGGGTGCCGGCATTTCCATGGGCTTCACCGAAGCGGCGCATGATGACGGCAAGATTTCGGGCCGCGGCTCGCCGATCATCCGGGGGCTGGCTTCCGGCATCATGACGGCGATCGGCGGGCTTGGACATGCCCTGCCCTATCTGATCGCCGATTTCTGGACGGCAACGACGATCGCCGCGATCGTGGTCTTCATCGAGCTCTGGGCCATCGTCTTCATCCAGAACCGCTTCATGGAAACGCCCTGGCTGCGCGCCACGCTGCAAGTGGTGCTCGGCGGCGCGCTGGTGCTGGCGGCAGGTGTGCTGATCGGGAATGCTTAG
- a CDS encoding antibiotic biosynthesis monooxygenase, with amino-acid sequence MIAVIFEVTPAEGKRDAYLGIAGNLKPLLESMDGFISVERFQSLTNPDRMLSLSFWRDEEAVKAWRNTEEHRQAQQAGRGGIFEGYRLRIAHVVRDYGLDERAEAPADSLVVNG; translated from the coding sequence ATGATCGCAGTCATCTTCGAAGTCACGCCCGCCGAAGGCAAGCGCGACGCCTATCTCGGCATCGCCGGCAATCTGAAGCCGCTGCTGGAGAGCATGGACGGCTTCATCTCGGTCGAGCGGTTCCAGAGCCTGACCAATCCCGACCGCATGCTGTCGCTGTCGTTCTGGCGCGACGAGGAGGCGGTCAAGGCGTGGCGCAACACCGAGGAACACCGGCAGGCGCAGCAGGCCGGACGCGGCGGCATCTTCGAAGGTTATCGCCTGCGCATCGCCCATGTCGTGCGCGATTATGGGCTTGATGAAAGGGCGGAAGCGCCGGCGGATAGTCTGGTGGTGAATGGCTAA
- a CDS encoding NIPSNAP family protein — protein MTITCFIRYEIDPFGKTDFEEYARNWGQAIPRCGADLIGYFAPHEGSATTAYGVYNIENLAAYEAYRARLASDLLGRENYAFAKEKKFIRREDRIFLKLASGPHAAKVLP, from the coding sequence ATGACCATCACCTGTTTCATCCGCTATGAGATCGATCCGTTCGGCAAGACCGATTTTGAGGAATATGCCCGCAATTGGGGCCAGGCGATCCCGCGCTGCGGTGCCGATCTCATCGGCTATTTCGCCCCGCATGAAGGCTCGGCAACGACGGCCTACGGCGTCTACAACATCGAAAACCTCGCCGCCTACGAAGCTTACCGCGCACGGCTTGCGTCCGACCTCCTCGGGAGAGAAAATTACGCTTTCGCCAAGGAGAAAAAATTCATCCGCCGCGAGGACCGCATCTTCCTGAAACTGGCCTCGGGGCCGCACGCCGCAAAGGTCTTGCCATGA
- a CDS encoding DUF1127 domain-containing protein, whose product MTDTALRDAANLGQPERPGSAFAPFLRFCRCIVSRYERWLQRQDLAELDDHLLRDIGISPNDVARECAKPFWRR is encoded by the coding sequence ATGACCGATACCGCCCTTCGAGACGCTGCGAATTTGGGGCAACCCGAGAGGCCCGGCTCTGCCTTCGCGCCATTCCTCCGGTTCTGTCGCTGCATCGTTTCCCGCTACGAGCGCTGGCTCCAGCGCCAGGACCTTGCCGAACTCGACGATCACCTGCTGCGCGATATCGGCATCTCGCCGAACGACGTGGCACGCGAATGCGCCAAGCCGTTCTGGCGGCGCTGA